The genomic stretch CACACAATAAGCTTCCTACTGATGAAAATCTTTCTCTTAGAGGCCTCAAAGCTTCCTACTGATGAAAACCTTTCTCTTAGAGGCCTCAGCTTTCCCTCAATGTGCTCTTTGTGCAAAAAGAGCTGTGAAACAAATTCTCATCTCATATTCCACTGCCAGTTTGCAACTCTTATTTGGGACTGGTTCTCTAACACTTTCAACATCCCTTTCAATATTGGTGGCTTGGAAGACATGGCTTGGAACTCTTATAAATCAATAAATCAAtcattttttaaagaaaaaactGTATGTTTGTTAAACATATGCATCTATCTATTTTGAAGGACGGCATGAAATGATTGTGGAGCATAGAGATGAAAAGATGTATTAAAAACGAGggaaattaaaaataaaataaaatgaacgAGATCGTTCAATATCTCCGAGAGAATTTAAACTAAATACACAATTATCTAATAGGGTGATACTGATCTGAGACTCGTTTTGGAGGAAGCTTTCTCAGAATGAACAACACCAATGCTGATGGAACAATCTCTACCAACTGCACCACAAAATAATCAAAAAAACAAAACCATTCAATTTCAAtaacacttcatcatcatcataatcatGATGCCAAACATTTCTCAACCAGCTTCAATATGAAGAATTATGTAGGTTAAACTTACCAAATAATACATTAAGTTAAGTATGGGATGATCCAAAACATCAAGATCTGCTTCCTTATTAAATGCTGAAACAGCCAGCTACATAAAAGCCAAGATCTtgtcaaaaaaataaaataataactTCACATATTTATATTACTTAGTTTCAAACCTAAAGAATCTCACCAAAGCACATCTTATCAAGAAACATGTGCAGCAAATACTTGTAACTGATCCAACCTGCCAAGAAGAAAAATATTAGGAATCAACAACCTTTAAACAGAGAACCCAAAATTTTTCACCATTAAATCGTGGCTAAGTGACAGTTTACTTGTGACTAAACTATACATGACATCCAAAAACTTAAAACGGATCTGTTTAAGTTAGTACAGGTGACATTTACTTTCGATTATAACAAAAGACCAAAGGGTTTTCATACTTAGACACAAACCTCGTAAAGCTTCTTTTGTCGACCTCTGGATTCAATGGGGAAACGCCTCAACAAGAAAAACAACCTACATCATCATGAACATGTTAGTGTTACCGTGCGCAACAAGAATGGATCCCTTTCAAAAATGACAGAATATCATGTATACCTTCCACCATACAACAAAAATCCAAGAGAAGCACAGAATGATATAACTGCAAAACAACATTAAAACAAAGTTTTCAATCCCATACAACTATTGAACAAGGAAAAAAGCGTATAGTATACTCCAATATATGTGTAGTATCAAAGGCTAAAACAATGTGATTAGAAATAACCTGCAAGGAAGAGTTTAGCAGCTCCAAAGCCGGTGGCATTTTTGCTTGCAGACATGTAAATCCAGAGGCAAATCTATAAACATCATGATGAAAAGAATAAGAGAAAGTAACATTATCATTATATTTACTTGTAAAAAACTAGAACGATGGATAAAGAAATCACATTCGCACACTTACCTGTATGAAGTAAATAACTCCATTTATTGAAAAATAAGCAGGCCTAAGCTTCTGTGCAGGTTCACTTCTAGCCTGAAATACATTTGAGGCACATAAACATGAAGCAAAATTAATAGTGAGTGTTATTTGAAGCCTCTTAAAAGAAAGTTAGTATACCTGGTGATATATCTCAGCCCAAAACAAGACCAGCAATGTATAAGTAGAGAAAAACAGAAGACCGGGAACTTCCATTAAAACTTGTTCAAATGCCTATAACATAACATAACAGGTTAGAACATGATTGGAAAATAAGGTAAAGAGATTTAAGAAGTGAAAGTACCTTTGGTTTAATTGCGAAAACATTTTCGTACAAACCAAAAATAACAGCCCTCACTGCAAATGTAATACAAAAATATAAATGAGTTTAATTTTGTATATATAAGAGCTCTAGCACAGGTTTCAGACACCTCTGAAAAAATATGTGTCCGAGGAAGATGTTGTTTTGTTTCTGGTGTAAGCCCTTTATAGTTTAAGAGTGGTAACTCAGAGATGAATCGTAAGTGTTTACCGCCATTGACGAGAAAATTCATCAAATGAAAAACCTTCTGTGTTGTCCATCCATATTCAGGTACTCTCATTTGAATCCGCACCAGTTGTATCTGAACAAACAAAAAAACATGATTATTAATTCATTTGTGAAAGTTTTGTTTGAAGAGTAATTGATCTAAGATTTTGAATGAAAAAGACGTACAAGTGCAATGAAGGAAACGGTCGCGTAAGCCGCGCATAGGGTATAGTAA from Lathyrus oleraceus cultivar Zhongwan6 chromosome 7, CAAS_Psat_ZW6_1.0, whole genome shotgun sequence encodes the following:
- the LOC127106450 gene encoding tobamovirus multiplication protein 1, with the translated sequence MAFSLRTKTFTFTEGESPLQSFNEIHYLDQWQRGIYYTLCAAYATVSFIALIQLVRIQMRVPEYGWTTQKVFHLMNFLVNGVRAVIFGLYENVFAIKPKAFEQVLMEVPGLLFFSTYTLLVLFWAEIYHQARSEPAQKLRPAYFSINGVIYFIQICLWIYMSASKNATGFGAAKLFLAVISFCASLGFLLYGGRLFFLLRRFPIESRGRQKKLYEVGSVTSICCTCFLIRCALLAVSAFNKEADLDVLDHPILNLMYYLLVEIVPSALVLFILRKLPPKRVSDQYHPIR